In the Pseudomonas sp. ADAK2 genome, one interval contains:
- the tssM gene encoding type VI secretion system membrane subunit TssM: protein MKKFFKKVGAFLRKTWVWTLLVVLFVALLVWFVGPLLAVDDYKFWEGSTSRLLTISVLFLIWGLTMVFVSWRAGVRKKAVEDTEDGQDRIRREEQIDEEQKELKVRFKDALKTLKTSSLYRGRSERWRSDLPWYLLIGPQSSGKTSLLDFSGLEFPINKIDRKLTRDTLGTRHCDWYFADHGVLIDTAGRYLTQPDAEVDGSAWSTLLDLLRKRRRNRPLNGVLVTIPVETLLGGSEQDLDTLARQVRARLQDVHQKLHVDVPIYLVLSKADKLLGFDEFFDQLTREESDQVLGTSFRKEQSGTDVAVLRAEFEELLRRLNSQVIMRMHQERDTQRRGRILDFPHQLGQIGERLCLFVDMAFTGNRYQRVSQLRGFYLTSAPHLTQEMDQTTAGIGANLGLNAGVLPTLRSGRSRFIHHLLSRVIFPEADLAGLDKRERSRIHWGQRALYVGALAALALFGMLWAGGFSANYERLENLRNLAQNWTQSRSALTARDDSMAVLKTLDTSYAATQVFPNKGDVSYHERGGLYQGEESNPVVKAAYERELQAQLLPRVATLLEGQIRANMQDRERLLNSLRAYLMLNMKDRRDAGWLKDWVATDWSTRYAGNTAVQNGLNTHFERLLQQPFIYPLNDQLVAQARQVLRSESLANVVYRMLREQARNLPEYRLSQHMGPQAALFVGTDYVIPGFYTQQGYQQYFSIQGSALVTDILRDNWVLGEGSGISGMDLRRLMVELEQLYFRDYANFWSEAVGQVALPPISDFSEGAEQLAGLTSANSPVLQLLVEVRENTRFPAEADPVDQAADAAGALADQKGKLGKVGKLAAAAADKASDMAATKNLPDTAKKSLQRRFEPLHRLLDDNNGPAADLTPALQALNDLQLQVASLARASSPEQAAFEMAKTRMGGQRDALSNLRNASNRLPRPVSVWFNVLAEDTWRLVLNDSYQYLNQRYQSELYSFYGKAINKRYPFSAHSTSDVAISDFREFFKAQGINDRFFDTYMRPFVSGDPGNYRMRSVDGHSLPISKVYLDQMAAAQTIRQSFFAENPAEPQVQFKLEPYTLDPAVSRSEFKFGDKTIEYRHGPIVPVSFKWPTDAEDGRTSLVLDKMAGRPIGIEKNTGPWSLFRLFDLMQTEYLNGRDVLVLKADVGGLRANYLLSSQRTPNPFDMGVLRTFRMPVQL, encoded by the coding sequence ATGAAAAAGTTTTTCAAGAAAGTCGGCGCATTCTTGCGCAAGACCTGGGTCTGGACCTTGCTGGTGGTGCTGTTCGTCGCGCTGCTGGTGTGGTTCGTCGGGCCGCTGCTGGCGGTGGATGACTACAAGTTCTGGGAAGGTTCGACCTCCCGCTTGCTGACCATCAGTGTGCTGTTCCTGATCTGGGGCCTGACCATGGTCTTCGTCAGCTGGCGCGCCGGTGTGCGCAAAAAGGCTGTCGAAGACACCGAAGACGGCCAGGATCGTATCCGCCGTGAAGAGCAGATCGACGAAGAGCAGAAAGAGTTGAAGGTGCGTTTCAAAGACGCGCTGAAAACCCTGAAGACGTCGAGCCTGTATCGCGGTCGCAGTGAGCGCTGGCGCAGTGATTTGCCCTGGTACTTGCTGATCGGTCCACAAAGCAGCGGCAAGACCAGTCTGCTGGACTTCTCGGGCCTTGAGTTTCCGATCAACAAGATCGACCGCAAACTGACCCGCGACACCCTCGGCACCCGTCATTGCGACTGGTACTTCGCCGACCACGGCGTGCTGATCGACACCGCTGGCCGCTACCTGACCCAGCCGGATGCCGAAGTCGATGGCAGCGCCTGGAGCACCTTGCTCGACCTGCTGCGCAAGCGTCGCCGCAACCGACCGTTGAACGGCGTGCTGGTGACCATTCCGGTGGAAACCCTGCTGGGCGGCAGCGAGCAAGACCTCGACACGCTCGCGCGTCAGGTGCGTGCCCGTTTGCAAGACGTGCATCAGAAACTGCACGTCGACGTGCCGATTTATCTGGTGCTGAGCAAGGCTGACAAGCTGCTCGGTTTCGACGAGTTCTTCGATCAACTGACCCGCGAAGAAAGCGATCAGGTGCTCGGCACCAGCTTCCGCAAAGAGCAGAGCGGCACCGATGTCGCCGTGCTGCGCGCCGAGTTCGAAGAGCTGCTGCGTCGCCTGAACAGCCAAGTGATCATGCGCATGCACCAGGAGCGCGACACCCAGCGCCGTGGCCGCATCCTCGACTTCCCGCATCAACTGGGGCAGATCGGCGAGCGCCTGTGCCTGTTCGTCGACATGGCGTTCACCGGCAACCGCTACCAGCGTGTCAGCCAGTTGCGCGGTTTCTACCTGACCAGCGCACCGCACCTGACTCAAGAAATGGACCAGACCACCGCCGGCATCGGCGCCAATCTGGGGCTGAACGCTGGCGTGCTGCCGACTTTACGCAGTGGCCGTTCGCGCTTCATCCACCATTTGCTCAGCCGCGTGATTTTCCCGGAAGCCGATCTGGCGGGCCTGGACAAGCGCGAACGCAGCCGCATCCACTGGGGCCAGCGTGCCTTGTACGTAGGCGCATTGGCGGCTTTGGCGTTGTTCGGCATGCTGTGGGCCGGCGGTTTCTCCGCCAACTACGAGCGTCTGGAAAACCTGCGTAACCTGGCACAAAACTGGACGCAATCGCGCTCGGCACTGACCGCGCGTGACGACTCCATGGCCGTGCTCAAGACCCTCGACACCAGCTACGCGGCGACCCAGGTCTTCCCGAACAAGGGTGACGTGAGTTACCACGAGCGCGGCGGTCTGTACCAGGGCGAAGAGTCCAACCCGGTAGTGAAAGCAGCCTACGAGCGTGAGCTTCAGGCGCAACTGCTGCCACGGGTCGCGACCCTGCTCGAAGGGCAGATCCGCGCCAACATGCAGGACCGCGAGCGCTTGCTCAACAGCCTGCGTGCGTACCTGATGCTGAACATGAAGGATCGCCGCGATGCAGGCTGGCTCAAGGATTGGGTCGCTACCGACTGGTCCACGCGTTACGCCGGCAACACCGCGGTGCAGAACGGTTTGAACACGCACTTCGAGCGTTTGCTGCAGCAGCCGTTTATCTACCCGCTCAACGATCAACTGGTGGCCCAGGCGCGTCAGGTCTTGCGTAGCGAGTCCCTGGCCAACGTGGTTTACCGGATGCTCCGCGAGCAGGCCCGCAACCTGCCGGAATACCGTTTGAGCCAACACATGGGCCCGCAAGCGGCGCTGTTTGTCGGCACCGACTACGTGATCCCAGGGTTCTACACCCAACAGGGCTATCAGCAGTACTTCTCGATCCAGGGCTCGGCGCTGGTCACCGATATCCTGCGCGACAACTGGGTGCTGGGCGAAGGCTCGGGCATCAGCGGCATGGACTTGCGTCGCCTGATGGTCGAACTGGAGCAACTGTACTTCCGCGACTACGCCAACTTCTGGAGTGAAGCCGTCGGCCAGGTTGCGCTGCCACCGATCAGCGATTTCAGCGAGGGCGCCGAACAACTGGCGGGCCTGACCTCGGCCAACTCCCCAGTCCTGCAACTGCTGGTGGAAGTGCGCGAGAACACCCGGTTCCCGGCAGAAGCCGATCCCGTTGATCAAGCGGCAGATGCCGCTGGCGCACTGGCTGATCAGAAAGGCAAGTTGGGCAAAGTCGGCAAACTGGCAGCTGCCGCAGCGGACAAAGCCTCGGACATGGCTGCGACCAAGAACCTGCCAGACACCGCGAAGAAATCCCTGCAACGGCGCTTCGAACCACTGCACCGTCTGCTGGATGACAACAACGGCCCGGCCGCTGATTTGACCCCTGCATTGCAAGCGCTCAACGACCTGCAACTGCAAGTGGCCAGCCTGGCGCGCGCCAGTTCGCCGGAGCAGGCTGCGTTCGAAATGGCCAAGACCCGCATGGGCGGCCAGCGTGATGCGCTGAGCAACCTGCGCAATGCGTCCAACCGTTTGCCGCGTCCGGTCAGTGTCTGGTTCAACGTGCTGGCCGAAGACACCTGGCGTCTGGTGCTCAACGATTCCTACCAGTACCTGAACCAGCGCTACCAGAGCGAGCTGTACAGCTTCTACGGCAAAGCGATCAACAAGCGTTATCCGTTCAGCGCCCACAGCACCAGCGACGTGGCGATCAGCGACTTCCGCGAGTTCTTCAAGGCTCAAGGCATCAACGACCGTTTCTTCGACACCTACATGCGTCCCTTCGTCAGCGGCGATCCGGGCAACTACCGCATGCGCAGTGTCGATGGTCACAGCCTGCCGATCTCCAAGGTCTACCTCGACCAGATGGCGGCGGCGCAAACCATTCGCCAAAGCTTCTTCGCCGAAAACCCGGCCGAGCCGCAGGTGCAATTCAAACTGGAGCCGTACACCCTGGACCCGGCTGTCAGCCGTTCCGAGTTCAAGTTTGGCGACAAGACCATCGAATACCGTCACGGCCCGATCGTGCCGGTGTCGTTCAAATGGCCGACCGATGCTGAAGACGGTCGCACCAGCCTGGTCCTCGACAAAATGGCCGGCCGCCCGATCGGTATCGAAAAGAACACTGGCCCTTGGTCGCTGTTCCGTCTGTTCGACCTGATGCAGACCGAGTACCTGAATGGTCGCGACGTGCTGGTGCTCAAAGCGGACGTGGGTGGCCTGCGCGCCAACTACCTGCTGTCGAGCCAACGCACGCCGAACCCGTTCGACATGGGCGTGCTGCGGACCTTCCGTATGCCGGTGCAACTCTGA
- a CDS encoding PP2C family protein-serine/threonine phosphatase, giving the protein MPVASSWRSAARTDPGKVRARNEDAFLDLPQQGLWVVADGMGGHQGGDIASQLIVASLAELPVQDDFDERLKGIRQCLHWINRRLGQELTVTAERHDSIMGSTVVALLVEGSRAACIWAGDSRCYMWRGQRLYQLSKDHSLQQQLIDEQNMSLEDARAHPSAHALTRAVGAADVLTLDVLELEVYPGDTFLLCSDGLYQGLSSDALGNALSLTAPHVALERLFDGALRGAARDNLTAVVIRQ; this is encoded by the coding sequence ATGCCGGTTGCCAGTTCCTGGCGCAGCGCTGCGCGTACCGATCCTGGCAAGGTTCGGGCGCGCAACGAAGATGCCTTTCTCGACTTGCCACAGCAGGGGCTGTGGGTGGTCGCGGACGGCATGGGCGGTCATCAGGGTGGCGACATCGCCAGCCAGTTGATCGTCGCCAGCCTGGCGGAATTGCCGGTGCAGGACGACTTCGACGAACGACTCAAGGGCATTCGCCAGTGCTTGCACTGGATCAACCGCCGCTTGGGTCAGGAGTTGACCGTCACCGCCGAGCGCCACGACAGCATCATGGGCAGCACCGTGGTGGCGCTGCTGGTGGAAGGCAGTCGCGCGGCCTGCATCTGGGCCGGCGACAGCCGCTGCTATATGTGGCGTGGCCAGCGCTTGTATCAGCTGTCCAAGGACCATTCGCTGCAACAGCAACTGATCGACGAGCAAAACATGAGCCTCGAAGACGCCCGCGCCCATCCTTCGGCCCATGCCCTGACCCGTGCGGTCGGGGCGGCCGATGTGCTGACGCTGGACGTGCTCGAACTCGAGGTTTACCCCGGCGATACATTCCTGTTGTGCAGCGACGGTTTGTACCAAGGGCTCAGCAGCGATGCCTTGGGCAACGCCCTGAGCCTGACCGCTCCGCACGTTGCGCTGGAGCGTTTGTTCGACGGCGCTCTGCGTGGCGCGGCCCGGGACAACCTGACTGCCGTGGTGATCCGCCAATGA
- a CDS encoding serine/threonine-protein kinase produces the protein MTELMRPIDDLLVSEEQDNNLTYFAFAKSHQAEPALAPTRASVGELPDVLGGRYRIERLLGAGGMGAVYRARDLLNEQFGDPDPYIALKILSEEFAESPDASALLYSEFALTRRLRHDNVLRFHTFEVDTDCQRAFITMELMRGLTLDKLLCERPLGLPWNELRDIALPLLDALAYAHARGVLHGDMKPSNVMLSEEGVRLFDFGLGQAEEGILPGLPHLSRSRFNAWTPGYAAPELLEGQPLTASADVYGVACVLYELAGGKHPFRRLPSTQARDERLERELHAPKNLPKHCWPALRNALTFNAADRTVSAAQLRDAMGATSSWLQRLRLSA, from the coding sequence ATGACTGAACTCATGCGACCGATCGACGACCTGCTGGTGAGCGAAGAGCAGGACAACAACCTGACCTACTTTGCGTTCGCCAAATCTCATCAGGCTGAACCTGCACTGGCGCCCACACGGGCCAGCGTCGGTGAATTGCCCGACGTGCTGGGCGGGCGTTACCGCATCGAGCGCCTGCTCGGTGCCGGTGGCATGGGCGCGGTTTACCGCGCACGGGACTTGCTGAACGAACAGTTCGGCGATCCCGACCCTTACATCGCGCTGAAAATCCTCAGCGAAGAATTTGCCGAATCGCCGGATGCCAGTGCCTTGCTCTACAGCGAGTTCGCCCTGACCCGACGCCTGCGCCACGACAACGTGCTGCGCTTCCACACCTTTGAAGTCGACACCGACTGCCAGCGCGCCTTCATCACCATGGAACTCATGCGTGGCCTGACCCTGGACAAATTACTCTGCGAGCGGCCACTGGGCCTGCCGTGGAACGAACTGCGCGACATCGCGCTGCCGCTGCTCGACGCGCTGGCCTATGCCCACGCTCGCGGCGTGCTGCACGGCGACATGAAGCCGAGCAACGTGATGCTCAGCGAGGAGGGCGTGCGCCTGTTCGACTTCGGCCTCGGCCAGGCCGAGGAGGGCATCTTGCCCGGCCTGCCGCACCTTAGCCGCAGCCGCTTTAACGCCTGGACCCCCGGCTACGCCGCGCCGGAACTGCTCGAAGGCCAGCCGCTGACCGCCAGCGCCGACGTCTACGGCGTCGCTTGCGTGCTCTACGAACTGGCGGGCGGCAAACACCCGTTCCGCCGCTTGCCTTCGACCCAGGCCCGCGACGAACGCCTCGAGCGCGAACTGCACGCACCGAAGAACCTACCGAAACACTGCTGGCCAGCGTTGCGTAACGCGCTGACCTTCAACGCGGCTGATCGCACGGTCAGCGCCGCTCAATTACGCGACGCCATGGGCGCCACCTCGTCCTGGCTGCAACGCCTGCGTCTCTCGGCGTAA
- the tssI gene encoding type VI secretion system Vgr family protein, with amino-acid sequence MFNPANETHFSLTVEDYVGDLQVLSFTGTEGISQPYRIEVELVSENPDLDLEKLLHKQAFLAFDPQGSGIHGQIYRVAQGDAGKRLTRYKISLVPQLQYLHHRTNQRIYQQMSAPKIIALILEEHGIKGNAYNFQLSVTCPDRDYCVQYDETDLHFVQRLCEEEGIHYHFQHTPKGHLLVFGDDQTVFPKLGQPTAYVQGSGMVAAEPVIKGFKLRLETRTGRVTRRDYDFEKPRLQLESAYKPEGDSTEPDLEDYDYPGRFIDRARGKFLSQRALERHRADYQQAEGHGDQTRLVSGHFLELSDHPRTEWNDLWLLTEILHEGKQPQVLEESVTSDTTDNKDDFHQGYRNRFLVTPWSVFYRPALQHPKPRVLGSQTALVTGPKGEEIHCDQYGRIKVQFHWDREGQAYDKTSCWMRVSSSWAGDRYGAITIPRIGMEVLVTFLEGDPDQPLVTGCLYHKENQVPYELPANKTRTVFKTLSSPGGGGYNELRIEDKKGAEQIYLHAQRDWDENIEHDQKIRVGNERHDTVEKNTYTELKAEEHRTTVADRKIEARMDDHLTIGQSQHVKLGTAQLTSAGKEIHLKAGDKIVIEAGMELTVKAGGSFIKLDAGGITVVGPVVKINAGGSAGSGTGIGIKPPVLPGAADQDKAGSLMDEALLNAPPEKLKPTVDYPFSL; translated from the coding sequence ATGTTCAACCCAGCTAACGAAACGCACTTCAGCCTGACCGTTGAAGACTACGTGGGCGACCTGCAAGTGCTGTCGTTCACCGGCACCGAAGGCATCAGCCAGCCCTATCGCATCGAAGTGGAACTGGTCAGCGAAAACCCCGACCTGGACCTGGAAAAACTCCTGCACAAACAGGCGTTCCTGGCGTTCGACCCGCAAGGCTCCGGCATCCACGGCCAGATCTACCGCGTCGCCCAGGGCGATGCCGGCAAACGCCTGACCCGCTACAAAATCTCCCTGGTGCCGCAGCTGCAATACCTGCACCACCGCACCAACCAGCGCATCTACCAGCAGATGTCAGCGCCGAAAATCATCGCGCTGATCCTCGAAGAACACGGCATCAAGGGCAACGCCTACAACTTCCAGTTGAGCGTTACCTGCCCGGACCGTGATTACTGCGTGCAGTACGACGAAACCGACCTGCATTTCGTCCAGCGCCTGTGCGAAGAAGAAGGCATTCACTACCACTTCCAGCACACGCCAAAAGGGCATTTGCTGGTGTTCGGCGATGACCAGACCGTGTTCCCCAAACTCGGCCAGCCAACGGCGTATGTGCAAGGCAGCGGCATGGTCGCCGCAGAACCGGTGATCAAAGGCTTCAAACTGCGCCTGGAAACCCGCACCGGCCGCGTCACCCGCCGCGACTACGACTTCGAAAAACCGCGCCTGCAACTGGAGTCCGCCTACAAACCCGAAGGCGACAGCACCGAGCCGGACCTGGAAGACTACGACTACCCCGGCCGCTTCATCGACCGCGCGCGCGGCAAGTTCCTCAGCCAACGTGCCCTCGAACGCCACCGCGCCGACTATCAGCAAGCCGAAGGCCACGGCGACCAGACCCGATTGGTCAGCGGCCACTTCCTGGAACTCTCCGACCACCCGCGCACCGAGTGGAACGACCTCTGGCTGCTCACCGAAATCCTCCACGAAGGCAAACAGCCACAAGTCCTCGAAGAATCGGTGACCAGCGACACCACCGACAACAAAGACGACTTCCACCAGGGCTACCGCAACCGCTTCCTCGTCACGCCGTGGAGCGTGTTCTACCGCCCGGCGCTGCAACACCCCAAACCCCGCGTCCTCGGCAGCCAAACAGCCCTGGTCACCGGCCCCAAAGGCGAAGAAATCCACTGCGACCAGTACGGCCGCATCAAGGTCCAATTCCACTGGGACCGCGAAGGCCAGGCCTACGACAAAACCAGCTGCTGGATGCGCGTCTCTTCCAGTTGGGCCGGCGACCGCTACGGCGCCATCACCATCCCGCGCATCGGCATGGAAGTCCTCGTCACCTTCCTCGAAGGCGACCCCGACCAACCCCTGGTGACCGGCTGCCTGTACCACAAGGAAAACCAGGTCCCCTACGAACTGCCCGCCAACAAAACCCGCACCGTCTTCAAAACCCTCAGCTCACCGGGGGGCGGTGGCTACAACGAACTGCGAATCGAAGACAAAAAAGGCGCGGAACAGATCTACCTGCATGCCCAGCGAGACTGGGATGAAAACATCGAACACGACCAAAAAATCCGCGTCGGCAACGAACGCCACGACACCGTCGAGAAAAACACCTACACCGAACTCAAAGCCGAAGAACACCGCACCACCGTTGCCGACCGCAAGATCGAAGCGCGGATGGACGATCACCTGACGATTGGGCAGAGCCAGCATGTGAAGCTCGGGACGGCACAACTGACCAGTGCCGGGAAAGAGATTCATCTGAAGGCTGGGGACAAGATTGTTATTGAGGCGGGGATGGAGCTGACGGTTAAGGCCGGGGGGAGTTTCATCAAGCTGGATGCTGGTGGGATTACGGTGGTTGGGCCGGTGGTGAAGATAAATGCGGGTGGGTCGGCGGGCTCGGGCACGGGGATCGGGATAAAGCCGCCGGTGCTGCCGGGGGCTGCGGATCAGGATAAGGCGGGGAGTTTGATGGATGAGGCGTTGTTGAATGCGCCGCCGGAAAAACTCAAACCTACAGTCGATTACCCCTTCTCGCTATGA
- a CDS encoding M23 family metallopeptidase, whose protein sequence is MIISPPFIPAPVAGETDEAFLARAMVGGVPGDGGYPLSFDLNWHGGMHLTAPKDGQNALPVRAISDGTLAYFRNPTPESTDPNHPLRYRDKWTDDGCVVIRHETEIGEGTKATVVFYSIYMHLSKINVASPQKGKVIYRKDSIGDAGSIYGEKGRIHFEVIADQSQIANFTGRTARDLNYQTASGRTDSCWGDMYFFIPPEVRAYQSAPTNRVSSQNSSPVVYQCPAMSAGPPPIQEGGSPSSSTSSTPLVGGYDWAMALELQDGFFVRMSYANGQCRLTSITRSGMEIGVQEEEIDYEYNLYNKSKKIYPQSPSAGYELLRFGRVLGNDQLQPSDAAHWRAIKFPGKTGETNKVGWVDFNHMSVTKFSDADFPHWMGWRLIDDDTDADSHCQSQFIRGLLDLDASKVVSDRTDAISIASSPAYAALSPEDKLSLSERYVAERNSNKVKLQHPDVQRMINNFICKFPTEWSKNDFDARYGWLLKVCDGGPMAQDKYQKLKAHQQALGFWEEAGIPSIENKHWHFPPRSFVSLFRKCSWLSLDEIAYTVPKYHFYDHTGNTWIVNTSGGDNYEISHARAKTRLSKYYIELNKTALRYVITGALRQSHFLAQTMLETNRWRVVREYGTGHPNPNIPKAQYYSVFYGRGIMQLTWAGNYESYGEYRTVRSLPEPVNNHYEDDRITATSTHYWGDPVSPQNGQVTGIPKRWSPRYDPQLIESRPYNACDSGGFYWVSKVVKSASGAININRTCDKGMTPEIVGAVSVAVNGGGNGYHERQAYAKYIYRYLSDSLETTVAETFTTPRQTVKMNYSMSKTS, encoded by the coding sequence ATGATTATTAGCCCTCCCTTTATTCCCGCTCCAGTTGCAGGAGAAACCGATGAGGCATTTTTGGCGCGCGCCATGGTTGGCGGCGTTCCTGGCGATGGTGGATATCCGCTGAGTTTTGATCTTAATTGGCATGGTGGCATGCACCTGACTGCTCCGAAGGATGGTCAGAATGCTTTGCCTGTACGCGCTATCTCTGATGGTACGCTGGCTTATTTTCGCAATCCGACGCCTGAGAGTACCGATCCGAATCACCCACTGCGTTACCGTGATAAATGGACTGATGACGGGTGTGTTGTTATTCGGCATGAGACGGAGATAGGCGAAGGTACGAAAGCTACAGTCGTTTTTTATTCCATTTACATGCATCTTTCGAAAATCAACGTGGCCAGTCCACAAAAAGGTAAGGTGATTTATCGTAAAGACTCTATTGGCGATGCAGGAAGTATTTATGGTGAAAAGGGAAGGATTCATTTTGAGGTAATCGCTGATCAAAGTCAGATCGCGAATTTTACTGGTCGAACCGCACGAGACTTAAATTATCAGACTGCGAGCGGAAGAACTGATAGTTGTTGGGGGGATATGTATTTTTTTATACCTCCTGAAGTTAGAGCTTATCAAAGCGCACCGACTAATCGTGTTAGCTCACAGAATAGCTCTCCTGTTGTTTATCAATGTCCTGCTATGTCCGCTGGTCCGCCTCCAATTCAAGAAGGTGGCTCGCCCTCATCTTCTACATCCTCAACCCCTTTAGTGGGTGGTTATGATTGGGCTATGGCTTTAGAGCTCCAAGATGGTTTTTTTGTCCGTATGAGTTATGCCAATGGACAGTGCCGCCTGACTTCTATTACACGCTCTGGCATGGAGATAGGAGTGCAAGAGGAAGAGATTGATTACGAGTACAATCTTTATAATAAGTCTAAAAAAATCTACCCTCAGTCGCCTAGTGCTGGGTATGAGCTTTTGCGGTTCGGAAGGGTTTTAGGCAATGATCAACTACAGCCTTCCGACGCGGCTCACTGGAGGGCAATAAAATTTCCTGGCAAGACAGGAGAGACAAATAAAGTAGGCTGGGTGGATTTTAACCATATGTCAGTTACCAAGTTTAGTGATGCTGACTTTCCTCATTGGATGGGGTGGCGACTTATTGATGATGATACTGACGCCGACAGCCATTGCCAATCGCAGTTCATTCGAGGTTTATTGGATCTAGATGCAAGCAAAGTAGTATCTGATAGAACCGATGCGATAAGTATTGCCTCATCTCCTGCCTATGCAGCACTCTCTCCAGAGGACAAACTAAGCTTGTCGGAGAGATATGTGGCTGAGCGAAATTCAAATAAGGTCAAGCTGCAACATCCTGATGTTCAAAGAATGATAAATAATTTCATCTGCAAATTTCCAACTGAATGGAGTAAGAACGATTTCGATGCTCGCTACGGCTGGTTACTGAAAGTGTGTGATGGCGGTCCAATGGCACAGGATAAGTATCAGAAACTAAAAGCCCACCAGCAAGCGTTAGGTTTTTGGGAGGAAGCAGGTATACCAAGTATTGAAAACAAGCATTGGCATTTTCCTCCAAGATCTTTTGTTTCCTTATTTAGAAAATGCTCATGGCTCAGTTTAGATGAAATCGCATATACGGTACCGAAGTATCATTTTTATGATCATACGGGGAACACATGGATTGTAAATACTTCAGGTGGAGACAACTATGAGATTTCACACGCTCGGGCTAAGACTAGATTAAGTAAATACTATATAGAACTAAATAAAACGGCTTTGAGGTACGTCATTACAGGTGCTTTAAGACAATCTCACTTTCTTGCTCAGACTATGTTGGAAACAAACCGCTGGAGGGTAGTTCGCGAATACGGCACTGGGCATCCAAACCCTAACATTCCAAAGGCTCAGTATTACAGTGTCTTTTATGGTCGCGGTATCATGCAGTTGACATGGGCTGGGAACTACGAATCGTATGGGGAATACAGGACCGTACGATCTCTTCCCGAGCCAGTAAATAATCATTATGAAGATGATAGAATTACAGCGACATCTACCCATTACTGGGGAGATCCTGTTAGTCCCCAAAATGGTCAAGTTACTGGCATTCCAAAACGCTGGTCGCCCCGTTACGATCCTCAGCTTATAGAAAGCCGGCCTTATAATGCGTGTGATAGCGGAGGGTTCTACTGGGTATCAAAAGTAGTTAAAAGCGCTAGTGGTGCCATAAATATAAATCGTACATGTGATAAAGGGATGACTCCTGAAATTGTCGGTGCGGTATCCGTTGCAGTCAACGGCGGTGGTAACGGTTATCACGAAAGGCAGGCTTATGCGAAATATATATACCGTTATTTGAGTGATTCGCTGGAAACTACTGTTGCTGAGACTTTTACGACCCCGCGTCAGACTGTAAAAATGAACTATTCAATGAGTAAGACTTCATGA